A genomic segment from Nodosilinea sp. FACHB-141 encodes:
- a CDS encoding NAD-dependent epimerase/dehydratase family protein, which produces MVVANGQTSTQPLKVFILGGDGFCGWPTALHLSNLGHEVVILDNLSRRNIDNELEVNSLTPIAPLGVRLATWKALTGRDIPFHRVDIAQDYDQLLGLIQQYRPDAVVHFAEQRAAPYSMKSPRHKRYTVDNNLNATHNLLCAIVESGLDIHVTHLGTMGVYGYGTAGMKIPEGYLDVEIPTESGERIAQRILYPANPGSVYHMTKTQDQLFFFYYNKNDGVRVTDLHQGVVWGTHTRETRQDERLINRFDYDGDYGTVLNRFLMQAAIGYPLTVHGTGGQTRAFIHIQDTVHCIQLALENPPSPGEPVKIFNQMTETHRVRNLAQLVSDLTGAEITYLDNPRKEAAENDLFVENRCFLELGLEPITLSKGLLLEVTEVAEKYAERCDRSKIPSTSKWVRRGEQGTKSTGITH; this is translated from the coding sequence ATGGTAGTTGCCAACGGTCAGACCTCGACCCAGCCGCTCAAGGTGTTTATTTTGGGCGGTGACGGGTTTTGTGGCTGGCCCACAGCCCTGCATTTGTCGAACCTGGGTCACGAGGTCGTCATTCTCGACAACCTCTCTCGGCGCAACATCGACAACGAGCTAGAAGTTAATTCCCTCACCCCGATCGCACCCCTCGGAGTCCGCCTGGCCACCTGGAAAGCCCTCACCGGGCGTGACATTCCCTTTCACCGAGTCGATATTGCCCAAGACTATGACCAGCTCCTGGGTCTAATTCAGCAGTATCGCCCCGATGCGGTGGTGCACTTTGCTGAGCAGCGGGCCGCTCCCTACTCGATGAAGTCGCCCCGCCACAAGCGCTACACCGTTGACAACAACCTCAACGCCACCCACAATCTGCTCTGCGCCATCGTCGAGTCGGGGCTGGATATCCACGTCACCCACCTCGGCACCATGGGCGTCTACGGCTACGGCACGGCGGGCATGAAAATTCCCGAAGGCTACTTAGATGTAGAAATTCCCACCGAGAGTGGGGAGCGTATTGCCCAGCGGATTCTCTACCCAGCGAATCCGGGCAGCGTTTACCACATGACCAAAACCCAGGATCAGCTGTTCTTCTTTTACTACAACAAGAACGACGGCGTGCGCGTTACCGACCTGCACCAGGGCGTAGTTTGGGGCACCCACACCCGCGAAACCCGTCAGGACGAGCGGCTGATCAACCGCTTTGACTACGACGGCGACTACGGCACGGTGTTGAATCGCTTTCTTATGCAGGCGGCGATCGGTTACCCCCTCACCGTCCACGGCACCGGTGGCCAAACCCGCGCCTTTATCCACATTCAAGACACCGTGCACTGCATTCAGCTGGCGCTCGAAAACCCGCCCAGCCCTGGGGAACCGGTCAAAATCTTCAACCAGATGACCGAAACCCACCGGGTTCGCAACCTGGCCCAGCTGGTCAGCGACCTCACCGGAGCCGAAATCACCTACCTCGATAACCCCCGCAAAGAAGCCGCCGAAAACGACCTTTTCGTCGAAAACCGTTGTTTTCTCGAACTGGGCCTAGAGCCCATCACCCTCAGCAAAGGGCTGCTGCTGGAAGTAACCGAAGTGGCAGAGAAGTATGCAGAACGGTGCGATCGCAGCAAAATTCCCTCCACATCGAAATGGGTAAGACGTGGAGAGCAGGGAACGAAGAGTACCGGAATAACCCACTAA
- a CDS encoding carbonic anhydrase: protein MSQTLQAVLAANKTYAADFGDKGNLPMPPGRRFAVLTCMDARLDPAKFAGLSEGDAHVIRNAGGRASDDAIRSLVISYKLLGTREWFVIHHSNCGMETFTDTVIRGLLANSLETAKVDANGWHDVGQGLGSNEGDFINWLTISDQAKSVAEDVARIRNHPLVPANIPIYGYIYDVKTGELVEVPEATAVGVGI, encoded by the coding sequence ATGTCCCAAACCCTCCAAGCCGTCCTCGCCGCCAACAAGACCTACGCCGCCGACTTCGGCGACAAAGGTAACCTCCCCATGCCCCCCGGTCGCCGCTTTGCGGTGCTCACCTGCATGGATGCTCGCCTCGACCCGGCCAAGTTTGCCGGGCTGAGCGAGGGCGATGCCCACGTGATTCGCAATGCCGGGGGGCGGGCCAGCGACGACGCCATTCGCTCTCTGGTGATTTCCTACAAATTGCTGGGCACCCGCGAGTGGTTTGTCATCCACCACAGCAACTGCGGCATGGAAACCTTTACCGATACCGTGATTCGCGGGCTGTTGGCCAACAGCCTGGAGACCGCTAAGGTCGATGCCAATGGCTGGCACGACGTGGGCCAGGGTCTAGGCTCCAATGAGGGTGACTTCATTAACTGGCTGACCATCTCTGACCAGGCCAAAAGCGTGGCAGAAGATGTGGCCCGCATTCGCAATCACCCGCTGGTGCCCGCCAACATCCCCATTTACGGCTACATCTACGACGTGAAGACGGGGGAGTTGGTGGAGGTACCGGAGGCAACGGCGGTAGGGGTAGGGATTTAG
- a CDS encoding sulfurtransferase — translation MLKQLQRWKIQLAAFLAAVIAVATLPGLVQPGAAATTIDFVTPQWVAQHSGDRSLRILDVRTNPLDYISSHIPGAVNIAENTFRGPNGRLPVQFWEQQKIEALFQEAGVNSDSHVVIYSEGNSILGSTQVAYLLERGSFGGEVSVLDGGFKAYKDAGLPVTKEFPEYAKGNFALEDNSDIRVSLDEVRSIVRDRSARVTFIDPRPPALFAGEEDLFIRNGHIPGANNLPWPSFTVGEANFHQLKPLDDIRALLARREITPEDDIIVTCSTGREASLQYVVLKHLLGYPNVRLYEGAWTEYSAQPDLPVATGQDPNV, via the coding sequence ATGCTTAAGCAACTACAGCGCTGGAAGATCCAGCTGGCTGCCTTTTTGGCGGCGGTTATCGCCGTAGCGACTCTGCCGGGGCTGGTGCAGCCCGGTGCAGCGGCGACGACCATCGATTTTGTGACCCCTCAGTGGGTGGCACAGCATTCGGGCGATCGCAGCCTGCGCATTCTTGACGTGCGCACTAACCCGCTCGACTACATCAGCAGCCACATTCCCGGCGCGGTGAACATTGCCGAAAACACCTTCCGGGGCCCCAATGGCCGTTTGCCGGTGCAGTTTTGGGAGCAGCAGAAAATTGAGGCGCTGTTTCAAGAAGCTGGGGTCAACAGCGACAGCCATGTGGTGATTTACTCCGAGGGCAATAGCATTTTGGGCAGCACCCAGGTGGCCTACCTGCTAGAGCGAGGCAGCTTTGGCGGTGAGGTTTCGGTACTCGATGGTGGGTTTAAAGCCTACAAAGATGCCGGTCTGCCGGTGACGAAGGAGTTCCCTGAGTATGCCAAGGGCAACTTCGCTTTGGAAGACAACAGCGACATTCGCGTATCGCTCGACGAGGTGCGATCGATTGTGCGTGACCGCAGCGCCCGCGTTACCTTTATTGACCCGCGCCCACCCGCGCTGTTTGCCGGTGAAGAAGACCTGTTCATTCGCAACGGCCACATTCCGGGGGCCAACAATCTTCCCTGGCCTAGCTTTACCGTGGGTGAAGCCAACTTTCACCAGCTCAAGCCCCTCGACGACATTCGCGCCTTGCTAGCCCGCCGAGAAATTACTCCCGAAGACGACATTATCGTGACCTGCAGCACCGGACGCGAAGCGTCGCTTCAGTACGTGGTGCTCAAGCATCTGCTGGGCTACCCCAACGTTCGTTTGTACGAGGGGGCTTGGACGGAGTATTCAGCCCAGCCTGATTTACCCGTTGCCACTGGGCAAGATCCGAATGTTTAA
- a CDS encoding YeeE/YedE family protein, with protein MTPIGNLTASPWSKTGSRGPSQPLWLYLLLAAVVAIAASLIRFGWRQSLLFLIGTLFGLTLYHASFGFASSYRRLVVQGDGQGVLAQVVMLALATVLFAPILMGELGRGSLAPVALQGAIGALVFGVGMQLGSGCACGTLYTIGGGSSMMLFTLLTFGLGSFLGTLTNGFWQGLPQTEPLALVALWGWGGVALQLALLGLLGIGLWHWQRRQGHETLALKPLLHWRSLLYGPWSLVTGAVVLALLNTLTLLLAGRPWGVTWGFTLWTAKLATLLGWNPASSEFWSQEAIAEVLQASVFADITSVMNVGIVLGAAIAAAIAGRLTVRQPPSRLAVLAALIGGLMMGYGAWLAFGCNVGAYFSGIASTSLHGWLWIAFALLGTLLGVKLRPLFQLSN; from the coding sequence ATGACTCCGATTGGTAACTTAACGGCATCGCCATGGTCAAAAACTGGCTCTAGAGGGCCATCACAACCGCTGTGGCTTTATCTGCTGCTGGCTGCGGTGGTGGCGATCGCTGCTAGCTTAATCCGCTTTGGCTGGCGGCAGAGCCTGCTGTTTTTGATCGGCACTCTGTTTGGCCTCACCCTTTACCACGCTAGTTTTGGCTTTGCGTCGTCTTACCGGCGGCTGGTGGTGCAGGGCGATGGCCAGGGGGTGCTGGCGCAGGTGGTGATGCTGGCGCTGGCGACGGTGCTATTTGCCCCCATCTTGATGGGCGAACTGGGTCGGGGGTCGCTGGCTCCCGTTGCGCTCCAGGGGGCGATCGGGGCGCTGGTGTTTGGGGTGGGCATGCAATTAGGCAGCGGCTGCGCCTGCGGCACGCTCTATACCATTGGTGGCGGCAGCTCAATGATGCTGTTTACCCTGCTGACCTTTGGCCTTGGGTCGTTTTTGGGCACGTTGACCAACGGCTTTTGGCAGGGGCTGCCCCAGACCGAGCCCCTGGCGCTGGTGGCGCTGTGGGGTTGGGGCGGGGTGGCCTTGCAACTGGCGTTGCTGGGACTGCTAGGGATTGGCCTATGGCACTGGCAGCGGCGGCAAGGCCATGAAACCCTGGCGCTGAAACCGCTGCTGCACTGGCGATCGCTGCTCTACGGCCCCTGGTCGTTGGTAACTGGGGCGGTGGTGCTGGCCCTGCTGAATACGCTAACTTTGCTGCTGGCCGGTCGACCCTGGGGGGTGACCTGGGGGTTTACCCTCTGGACGGCCAAGCTGGCCACCCTACTGGGCTGGAACCCGGCTAGCAGCGAATTTTGGAGCCAGGAGGCGATCGCTGAGGTGCTGCAAGCCAGCGTCTTCGCCGATATCACCTCGGTGATGAATGTGGGCATTGTGCTGGGGGCAGCGATCGCGGCGGCGATCGCCGGGCGGTTAACGGTGCGGCAGCCCCCCTCACGGCTGGCGGTGCTGGCGGCGTTAATCGGTGGCCTGATGATGGGCTATGGAGCCTGGTTGGCCTTTGGGTGCAATGTCGGCGCATACTTCAGCGGCATTGCTTCTACCAGTCTGCACGGCTGGTTGTGGATCGCCTTTGCGCTGCTTGGCACGCTGCTGGGGGTCAAGCTCAGGCCGTTGTTCCAGCTCTCCAACTGA
- a CDS encoding GFA family protein, whose product MEQFTGGCLCGNVRIVATGLPYRVGLCHCLDCRKHHGALFHASAIFPQDAVAIAGETRDYGGRFFCPRCGSSVFARTADEVEVYLGSLDSPNQLTPTYENWITRRESWLPPFPLTRRYERDRDPTSRFEE is encoded by the coding sequence ATGGAGCAATTCACCGGTGGTTGTCTATGCGGCAACGTTCGAATAGTAGCAACGGGGCTCCCTTACCGAGTTGGCCTTTGTCACTGCCTCGACTGTCGCAAGCATCATGGGGCTCTTTTTCACGCCTCCGCGATTTTCCCTCAGGATGCGGTAGCGATCGCCGGCGAAACCCGCGACTACGGCGGGCGGTTTTTTTGTCCCCGCTGCGGCTCGTCCGTTTTCGCCCGCACCGCAGACGAAGTTGAAGTGTACCTAGGCTCTCTAGATTCCCCTAACCAGCTGACACCGACCTACGAAAATTGGATTACCCGTCGCGAATCTTGGCTGCCGCCGTTTCCGCTCACCAGACGATATGAGCGCGATCGCGACCCCACAAGTCGCTTTGAAGAGTAG
- a CDS encoding DUF5615 family PIN-like protein, giving the protein MVRLYADEQFPFPVVQRLRALGYDILTVQEAGQANQRIPDEQVLQFAASQERAVITQNRRDFVKLHNQSSAHAGIVVCSKNLDWDAYTA; this is encoded by the coding sequence GTGGTGCGTCTTTACGCTGACGAACAGTTTCCGTTTCCGGTAGTTCAACGGTTAAGAGCGTTAGGCTACGACATTCTCACGGTGCAAGAGGCTGGGCAAGCCAATCAACGCATTCCAGATGAGCAGGTTTTGCAGTTTGCAGCGAGTCAAGAGCGGGCCGTGATCACGCAAAATCGGCGAGACTTTGTCAAGCTCCACAACCAATCTTCTGCCCATGCGGGCATTGTTGTGTGCTCTAAAAACTTAGATTGGGATGCGTACACCGCTTAA